One genomic region from Paroceanicella profunda encodes:
- a CDS encoding polyhydroxyalkanoate depolymerase gives MLYQLYQAQDDMLTPVRDAADWMRSLLDMFSGARGTEAGPGLPERSLRAGLEMISRLELSHVSPAFGITSVPSGNRDAQVHEEVALDLPFGRLLHFVKDSDVPQPKVLVVAPLSGHFATLLRGTVETLLRDHDVYITDWTNARDVPLSAGRFGVEDYITYIIRFLEQMGPRSHILAVCQPCVQALAAVAVMSEDKHPATPLSMTLMAGPIDVRESPTTVNQLANEHPIEWFEDKLIATVPWRYKGGGRRVYPGFVQLGAFMTMNMDRHKKTHRELYDHLVAGDEASAERIKTFYDEYFAVLDLTEEFYIETIDMVFQRALLAKGELTYKGRPVRPGAIMRTALLTVEGGRDDICAIGQTAAAHELCTGLRPHLKRHHLQANVGHYGVFNGRKWQNEIYPLVRNLMLAME, from the coding sequence ATGCTCTATCAGCTCTACCAGGCGCAGGACGACATGCTCACCCCCGTGCGCGATGCGGCCGACTGGATGCGCTCTCTCCTCGACATGTTTTCCGGCGCCCGGGGCACGGAGGCGGGGCCGGGCCTGCCCGAGCGCAGCCTCCGCGCCGGGCTGGAGATGATCAGCCGGCTGGAACTTTCCCACGTGAGCCCCGCCTTCGGCATCACCAGCGTGCCCTCGGGCAACCGCGATGCGCAGGTGCACGAGGAAGTGGCGCTGGACCTGCCCTTCGGCCGGCTGCTGCACTTCGTGAAGGACAGCGACGTGCCGCAGCCGAAGGTGCTGGTGGTAGCACCCCTGTCGGGCCATTTCGCCACGCTGCTGCGCGGCACGGTGGAGACGCTGCTGCGCGACCATGACGTGTACATCACCGACTGGACGAACGCGCGGGACGTGCCGCTCTCCGCCGGGCGCTTCGGCGTGGAGGATTACATCACCTACATCATCCGCTTCCTGGAGCAGATGGGGCCGCGCTCGCACATCCTGGCGGTGTGCCAGCCCTGCGTGCAGGCGCTGGCCGCCGTGGCGGTGATGTCGGAGGACAAGCACCCGGCCACGCCGCTGTCCATGACGCTGATGGCCGGACCGATCGACGTGCGCGAGAGCCCGACCACGGTGAACCAGCTCGCCAACGAACACCCGATCGAGTGGTTCGAGGACAAGCTGATCGCCACCGTGCCCTGGCGCTACAAGGGCGGCGGGCGGCGGGTGTACCCCGGGTTCGTCCAGCTCGGCGCCTTCATGACCATGAACATGGACCGGCACAAGAAGACCCACCGGGAGCTTTACGACCATCTCGTGGCCGGGGACGAGGCCTCCGCCGAGCGGATCAAGACCTTCTACGACGAGTATTTCGCCGTGCTCGACCTCACGGAGGAATTCTACATCGAGACCATCGACATGGTGTTCCAGCGCGCGCTGCTGGCCAAGGGCGAGCTCACCTACAAGGGCCGCCCGGTGCGCCCCGGCGCCATCATGCGCACGGCCCTGCTCACGGTGGAGGGCGGGCGCGACGACATCTGCGCCATCGGCCAGACCGCCGCCGCGCATGAGCTGTGCACCGGCCTGCGCCCGCACCTGAAGCGCCACCACCTGCAGGCCAATGTCGGCCATTACGGCGTGTTCAACGGCCGCAAGTGGCAGAACGAGATCTACCCGCTGGTCCGCAACCTGATGCTCGCGATGGAGTGA
- a CDS encoding NIPSNAP family protein: MINQLRLYQLFPATAAAFHARFRDHAARIMRGHGFRILAMWETGEGDSLAFAYLLAWADEAEMAAGWAAFMADADWARIKRETLETPIVGRIEDRVLRPTEYSAALGDIA, translated from the coding sequence ATGATAAACCAGCTGCGCCTCTACCAGCTCTTTCCGGCGACCGCCGCCGCCTTCCATGCCCGGTTCCGCGACCACGCGGCGCGGATCATGCGCGGCCACGGCTTCCGCATTCTCGCGATGTGGGAGACGGGGGAGGGCGACAGCCTCGCCTTCGCCTATCTGCTCGCCTGGGCCGACGAGGCCGAGATGGCGGCTGGCTGGGCCGCGTTCATGGCGGATGCGGACTGGGCGCGCATCAAGCGCGAGACGCTCGAAACCCCGATCGTCGGGCGCATCGAGGACCGTGTCCTGCGCCCCACAGAGTATTCCGCCGCACTGGGAGACATCGCATGA
- the phnK gene encoding phosphonate C-P lyase system protein PhnK, producing the protein MTPLLEVRNLSKFYGPRIGCADVGFELWPGEVLGIVGESGSGKSTLLSCLAGHLVPDTGSVVYDTRTDGPRDTLTMSEPERRMLSRTDWAYVHQNPRDGLRMNVSAGGNVGERLMAVGARHYGNIRATATDWLGRVEISDERIDDRPSAFSGGMQQRLQIARNLVTGPRLVFMDEPTGGLDVSVQARLLDLIRALVRDLGLSAVIVTHDLAVVRLLADRLMVMKSGHVVEEGLTDQVLDDPQHAYTQLLVSSVLHV; encoded by the coding sequence ATGACCCCGCTTCTGGAGGTTCGCAACCTCTCGAAATTCTACGGCCCGCGCATCGGCTGCGCGGATGTCGGCTTCGAGCTCTGGCCCGGCGAGGTGCTGGGCATCGTGGGCGAGAGCGGCTCGGGCAAGAGCACGCTGCTCTCCTGCCTCGCGGGGCACCTCGTGCCGGACACCGGCTCCGTGGTCTACGACACGCGGACGGACGGCCCGCGCGACACGCTCACCATGTCCGAGCCGGAGCGGCGGATGCTCAGCCGCACCGACTGGGCCTATGTGCACCAGAACCCGCGCGACGGGCTGCGCATGAACGTCTCCGCCGGGGGCAACGTGGGGGAGCGGCTGATGGCCGTGGGGGCCCGGCACTACGGCAACATCCGCGCCACGGCGACCGACTGGCTGGGCCGGGTGGAGATTTCCGACGAGCGCATCGACGACCGGCCCTCGGCGTTTTCGGGCGGCATGCAGCAGCGGCTGCAGATCGCGCGCAATCTTGTCACCGGCCCGCGGCTGGTGTTCATGGACGAGCCCACGGGGGGCCTGGACGTGAGCGTGCAGGCGCGCCTGCTCGACCTCATCCGGGCGCTGGTGCGCGACCTCGGCCTCTCGGCGGTGATCGTGACGCATGATCTCGCGGTGGTCCGGCTGCTGGCCGACCGGCTGATGGTGATGAAGTCGGGGCATGTGGTGGAGGAGGGCCTGACCGACCAGGTGCTCGACGACCCGCAACACGCCTACACCCAGTTGCTCGTCAGCTCGGTGCTCCATGTCTGA
- the phnN gene encoding phosphonate metabolism protein/1,5-bisphosphokinase (PRPP-forming) PhnN has protein sequence MNPGTLIVVVGPSGAGKDTLIDAARAARPDIFFPRRVITRPEEAGGEAFTGVSAPEFAAREAAGGFATLWHAHGLAYGIPCEIAPVLASGRHVLFNGSRSVIGALRATHSGLRVIVVTAAPEVLAERLAARGREDAADIRARLARAGFATPEGPDVTVIDNGQPLDAAVAAFLAALPGPSAASASAPAAPASMPRKEPSRA, from the coding sequence ATGAACCCCGGCACGCTCATCGTGGTCGTCGGGCCCTCCGGGGCGGGCAAGGACACGCTGATCGATGCCGCCCGCGCCGCCCGGCCCGACATCTTCTTCCCGCGCCGGGTGATCACCCGGCCGGAGGAGGCTGGCGGCGAGGCCTTCACCGGCGTGAGCGCGCCCGAATTCGCCGCGCGCGAGGCCGCCGGCGGCTTCGCCACGCTGTGGCACGCGCACGGGCTGGCCTATGGCATCCCCTGCGAGATCGCGCCGGTGCTGGCCTCCGGCCGCCACGTGCTGTTCAACGGCTCGCGCAGCGTGATCGGCGCGCTGCGCGCCACCCATTCCGGGCTGCGGGTGATCGTGGTCACCGCGGCGCCGGAGGTTCTGGCCGAACGCCTCGCCGCGCGCGGGCGCGAGGACGCGGCCGATATCCGCGCCCGGCTGGCCCGGGCCGGCTTCGCCACGCCCGAGGGCCCGGATGTCACCGTGATCGACAACGGCCAGCCGCTGGACGCGGCCGTGGCCGCCTTCCTCGCCGCCCTGCCGGGCCCGTCCGCCGCCTCCGCCTCAGCGCCCGCCGCCCCCGCTTCCATGCCCCGAAAGGAACCCTCGCGTGCATGA
- a CDS encoding ABC transporter permease, which produces MTLLSTDTGTSSGSVFTAKNRLGAFFESWPPGILLALAWLALCAVLVAFAPHVAPYDYLAMDLRARLTPPVFFGGGWAHPLGTDELGRDVLSRLIASVRISLVIAFLSTLIAASLGVTLGFLAAWFRGKVEQVVLMLIDAQAAMPFMIIALAMLAFLGNSLTLLVVLMGFYGWERIARIARGLAISAAEQGYATAVRDLGATPWRIYGRHILPNIASTLIVSMTLNFPEVILLESGLSFLGLGVQPPMSSLGNMVGYGRDYIQSAPWIMLAPAAAIVLTTLSISMLGDWLRDRFDPTLR; this is translated from the coding sequence ATGACCCTTCTTTCCACCGACACCGGGACCAGCAGCGGCAGTGTCTTCACCGCCAAGAACAGGCTCGGCGCCTTCTTCGAGAGCTGGCCGCCGGGCATCCTCCTCGCCCTCGCCTGGCTGGCGCTCTGCGCGGTGCTGGTGGCCTTCGCGCCGCATGTGGCACCCTATGACTACCTGGCGATGGACCTGCGCGCCCGGCTCACCCCCCCGGTGTTCTTCGGCGGCGGATGGGCCCATCCGCTGGGCACGGACGAACTGGGGCGCGACGTGCTCTCGCGGCTCATCGCCTCGGTGCGGATCTCGCTGGTCATCGCCTTCCTCTCCACGCTCATCGCGGCCAGCCTGGGCGTGACGCTGGGCTTCCTCGCCGCCTGGTTCCGCGGCAAGGTGGAGCAGGTGGTGCTGATGCTGATCGACGCGCAGGCGGCCATGCCCTTCATGATCATCGCGCTGGCCATGCTGGCCTTCCTGGGCAACTCGCTCACCCTGCTGGTGGTCCTGATGGGGTTCTACGGCTGGGAGCGGATCGCCCGCATCGCCCGCGGTCTCGCCATCTCGGCCGCCGAACAGGGCTACGCCACCGCGGTGCGCGACCTGGGCGCCACGCCCTGGCGGATCTACGGGCGCCACATCCTGCCCAACATCGCCTCCACGCTCATCGTGTCGATGACGCTGAACTTCCCGGAGGTGATCCTGCTGGAATCCGGCCTGTCCTTCCTCGGGCTGGGGGTGCAGCCGCCGATGTCGAGCCTGGGCAACATGGTGGGCTACGGGCGGGACTACATCCAGTCCGCGCCCTGGATCATGCTGGCCCCGGCGGCGGCCATCGTGCTCACCACCCTGTCGATCTCGATGCTCGGCGACTGGTTGCGCGACCGCTTCGACCCCACCCTGCGCTGA
- the phnL gene encoding phosphonate C-P lyase system protein PhnL, with amino-acid sequence MIQVENVSKRFTLHNQGGAELEVMRGAHLGVAPGECVALVGASGAGKSTLMRMIYGNYLAASGTIRVGELDVVTARPREIIALRREVLGYVSQFLRVVPRVPTRDVVAEPLLALGRPAEEARARAEALLARLNIPQALWELSPLTFSGGEQQRVNIARGFAHDYPALLLDEPTASLDATNRGTVLSLIEEAKARGAAIVGIFHDTEARARVCDREVDVSGFAPRVS; translated from the coding sequence ATGATCCAGGTTGAAAACGTCTCCAAGCGCTTCACGCTGCACAACCAGGGCGGCGCCGAGCTGGAGGTGATGCGCGGCGCGCACCTCGGCGTGGCGCCCGGCGAATGCGTGGCGCTGGTCGGCGCCTCGGGGGCCGGAAAGTCCACGCTGATGCGGATGATCTACGGCAATTACCTCGCCGCCTCCGGCACCATCCGGGTGGGGGAGCTGGACGTGGTCACGGCCCGCCCGCGCGAGATCATCGCGCTGCGCCGCGAGGTGCTGGGCTATGTGAGCCAGTTCCTGCGCGTGGTGCCGCGCGTGCCCACGCGCGACGTGGTCGCCGAGCCGCTGCTGGCGCTGGGCCGGCCGGCGGAGGAGGCCCGCGCCCGGGCCGAGGCGCTGCTGGCCCGGCTCAACATCCCGCAGGCGCTGTGGGAGCTTTCGCCGCTCACCTTCTCGGGCGGCGAGCAGCAGCGGGTGAACATCGCCCGCGGTTTCGCCCATGACTACCCGGCCCTGCTGCTCGACGAGCCCACCGCCAGCCTGGACGCCACCAACCGCGGCACGGTGCTGAGCCTGATCGAGGAGGCCAAGGCCCGCGGCGCGGCCATCGTGGGCATCTTCCACGACACGGAGGCCCGCGCCCGGGTGTGCGACCGGGAGGTGGACGTGAGCGGTTTCGCCCCGAGGGTATCATGA
- a CDS encoding alpha-D-ribose 1-methylphosphonate 5-triphosphate diphosphatase: MIASAPASAALAVGDAELANARLVLPDRVMLGRIAVSQGEIVEIAEGDAVPAGALDCGGDWLSPGLVELHTDNLERHMRPRPGVDWPHAAAILAHDAELAGIGITTVYDAIRVGSVLSGKKKSYGRYARQMANEILAARTSGALRISHFLHLRAEICSETLTEELSEFGPADRVGILSLMDHTPHQRQFADERQYRTYVQGKYGYTDAEFDAHVVHLLEVKRRFGAQHEADAVASARAWGAVLASHDDTTTDHVAASAAHGAGLAEFPTTLEAAEALRAAGIAVMMGAPNLLRGGSHSGNVAAQTLADAGLLDILSSDYAPASLLMGAVRLGREGGDMARGIRMVTEAPARASGLTDRGALAPGQRADLVRFATAEGFPFTKGVWVRGLRVA; the protein is encoded by the coding sequence ATGATCGCTTCCGCCCCCGCTTCCGCCGCGCTGGCCGTCGGCGACGCCGAACTGGCCAATGCCCGACTGGTGCTGCCGGACCGGGTGATGCTCGGGCGCATCGCCGTCTCGCAGGGCGAGATCGTGGAGATCGCCGAGGGGGACGCCGTGCCCGCCGGCGCGCTGGACTGCGGGGGCGACTGGCTCTCGCCCGGCCTGGTGGAGCTGCACACCGACAACCTGGAGCGCCACATGCGCCCGCGCCCCGGCGTGGACTGGCCGCATGCCGCCGCCATTCTGGCGCATGACGCGGAGCTGGCCGGCATCGGCATCACCACCGTCTATGACGCCATCCGCGTGGGCTCGGTGCTCTCGGGCAAGAAGAAGAGCTACGGCCGTTACGCAAGGCAGATGGCGAACGAGATCCTCGCCGCCCGCACGTCCGGGGCGCTGCGCATCAGCCATTTCCTGCACCTGCGCGCGGAGATCTGCTCGGAGACCCTCACGGAGGAGCTGTCCGAGTTCGGCCCCGCCGACCGGGTGGGCATCCTGAGCCTGATGGACCACACCCCCCACCAGCGCCAGTTCGCCGACGAGCGCCAGTACCGCACCTATGTGCAGGGCAAGTACGGCTACACCGATGCCGAGTTCGACGCCCATGTGGTGCACCTGCTCGAGGTGAAGCGCCGCTTCGGCGCGCAGCACGAGGCAGACGCGGTGGCCTCCGCCCGGGCCTGGGGCGCGGTGCTGGCGAGCCATGACGACACCACCACCGACCATGTCGCGGCCTCGGCGGCGCACGGGGCGGGGCTGGCCGAGTTCCCCACCACGCTGGAGGCGGCGGAGGCCCTGCGCGCCGCCGGCATCGCGGTGATGATGGGCGCGCCCAACCTGCTGCGCGGCGGCTCGCACTCGGGCAACGTGGCGGCGCAGACGCTGGCGGATGCCGGGCTGCTGGACATCCTCTCCTCCGACTATGCGCCCGCCAGCCTGCTGATGGGCGCCGTGCGCCTCGGGCGCGAAGGCGGCGACATGGCTCGCGGCATCCGCATGGTGACCGAGGCGCCGGCCCGGGCCTCCGGCCTCACCGACCGCGGCGCCCTCGCGCCAGGGCAGCGCGCAGACCTGGTGCGCTTCGCCACCGCCGAAGGCTTCCCCTTCACGAAGGGTGTCTGGGTGCGCGGCCTGCGCGTGGCCTGA
- a CDS encoding class I SAM-dependent methyltransferase — MSTPPDWNAAYAASAGSLFGDTPNLWLVMTLARPGFPARTALFIADGDGRNGTWAARRGLSVTAIDISAEATLQARERDRAAGVSVRRVTADLAGWSPDRSFDAVFLFYLQGPPAQREAAVRLGAWALRPGGWFVMEAFAAAGEGGCGPADPALRYAEGELSSWLEGFTREDWLFGEVRLDEGGRHQGRARVVRIAARAPGG; from the coding sequence TTGTCCACGCCGCCTGACTGGAACGCCGCCTATGCCGCCAGCGCGGGGAGCCTGTTCGGAGACACGCCGAACCTCTGGCTGGTGATGACCCTCGCGCGTCCGGGCTTCCCGGCGCGCACCGCCCTGTTCATCGCCGATGGCGACGGGCGCAACGGCACCTGGGCGGCGCGGCGCGGGCTCTCCGTCACCGCGATCGACATCTCCGCGGAGGCCACCCTGCAGGCGCGCGAGCGGGACCGGGCGGCAGGTGTCTCCGTGCGGCGCGTGACGGCCGATCTCGCCGGCTGGTCCCCCGATCGCAGCTTCGACGCGGTGTTCCTGTTCTACCTTCAGGGACCGCCCGCGCAGCGCGAGGCCGCCGTGCGGCTGGGCGCCTGGGCGCTGCGCCCCGGCGGCTGGTTCGTGATGGAGGCCTTCGCGGCCGCCGGAGAGGGCGGCTGCGGCCCCGCCGACCCGGCGCTGCGCTACGCGGAGGGCGAGCTTTCCTCCTGGCTTGAGGGGTTCACCCGGGAGGACTGGCTCTTCGGCGAGGTGCGCCTCGACGAGGGCGGGCGCCACCAGGGCCGGGCCCGGGTGGTGCGCATCGCGGCCCGCGCCCCCGGCGGCTGA
- a CDS encoding glutathione S-transferase, translated as MPRATLTISSKNYSSWSLRGWLLCRMAGLEFDEEIVTVDDPTVRAELLLLSPSVLVPRLTHNEVSVWDTLAIGAYLNEKFPKAGLLPKDMVARQHCRSICGEIHSGFHNLRSALPMNLKARHDRFKIFAGARPDIERVKAIWTECMERYGGPFLFGEPTIADAMYAPVCTRFQTYAVALDGPAAAYNEHILSWSLLQPWIAAAVEEPEEIEELDVEF; from the coding sequence ATGCCGCGCGCCACGCTCACCATTTCCAGCAAGAATTATTCGTCCTGGTCCCTGCGCGGATGGCTGCTGTGCCGCATGGCCGGGCTGGAGTTCGACGAGGAGATCGTCACGGTGGACGACCCAACCGTGCGCGCCGAGCTGCTGCTGCTGTCGCCCTCCGTTCTGGTGCCCCGCCTCACCCACAACGAGGTGAGCGTGTGGGACACGCTGGCCATCGGCGCCTATCTCAACGAGAAGTTCCCCAAGGCCGGCCTGCTGCCGAAGGACATGGTGGCCCGCCAGCACTGCCGCTCCATCTGCGGCGAGATCCACTCCGGCTTCCACAACCTGCGCTCGGCGCTGCCGATGAACCTCAAGGCCCGGCACGACAGATTCAAGATCTTCGCCGGCGCGCGGCCGGACATCGAGCGGGTGAAGGCGATCTGGACCGAGTGCATGGAGCGCTACGGCGGCCCGTTCCTGTTCGGCGAGCCGACGATCGCCGACGCCATGTATGCCCCGGTCTGCACCCGGTTCCAGACCTATGCCGTGGCGCTGGACGGCCCGGCCGCCGCCTATAACGAGCACATCCTCAGCTGGTCCCTGCTCCAGCCCTGGATCGCGGCCGCGGTGGAGGAACCGGAGGAGATCGAGGAACTCGACGTCGAGTTCTGA